One window of Flavobacterium dauae genomic DNA carries:
- the gap gene encoding type I glyceraldehyde-3-phosphate dehydrogenase, giving the protein MEKVKIGINGFGRIGRLVLRESFERNDVEIVAINDLMEIDLLAYLLKFDSVHGTFKKEISIDGSNLIIDGKKIRVTAEKDPSLLKWNEVGVEIVADCSGVFKTLDKAGLHLQAGAKKVVISSPSDDIPMFVMGVNEEKITTNDTVLSNASCTTNCLAPIAKILNDEFGIVEGLMTTVHAATASQLVVDGASKKDFRGGRSALNNIIPASTGAAKAVTKVIPELEGKLTGMAFRIPTPNVSVVDLTVKLAKPTTYGNLMNVFKKASETNYKGILGFTNEPVVSQDFLSDTRTSIIDADAGIALNDTFFKIVSWYDNEYGYSAKLLDLIVYVNGLKE; this is encoded by the coding sequence ATGGAAAAAGTAAAAATTGGAATAAACGGTTTTGGAAGAATAGGAAGATTGGTTTTACGCGAATCATTTGAACGTAACGATGTGGAAATTGTAGCAATAAACGATTTAATGGAAATTGATTTGTTGGCATATCTTTTAAAATTCGATTCGGTTCACGGAACATTCAAAAAAGAAATTTCTATAGATGGATCAAATTTGATTATCGATGGAAAAAAAATACGAGTTACCGCAGAAAAAGATCCATCGTTATTAAAATGGAACGAAGTAGGTGTAGAAATTGTTGCAGATTGTTCGGGTGTTTTTAAAACACTAGACAAAGCCGGTTTGCATTTACAGGCAGGTGCGAAAAAAGTGGTAATTTCATCGCCATCAGACGATATTCCAATGTTTGTAATGGGTGTTAACGAGGAAAAAATTACCACAAACGATACCGTTTTATCAAACGCTTCGTGCACCACCAACTGTTTGGCACCTATTGCTAAAATATTAAACGATGAATTCGGAATTGTAGAAGGATTAATGACCACTGTTCACGCGGCAACAGCATCGCAATTGGTTGTTGATGGTGCTTCTAAAAAAGATTTCCGTGGCGGTCGATCTGCTTTAAATAACATTATTCCGGCAAGTACAGGTGCAGCAAAAGCAGTTACCAAGGTAATTCCCGAATTAGAAGGAAAGTTAACCGGAATGGCATTTCGCATACCAACGCCGAATGTTTCGGTGGTAGATTTAACCGTTAAGCTGGCAAAACCAACAACCTACGGTAATTTAATGAATGTTTTTAAAAAAGCATCAGAAACCAATTATAAAGGAATTTTAGGTTTTACAAACGAACCGGTTGTTTCGCAAGATTTTCTATCAGATACACGCACATCAATCATCGATGCCGATGCCGGAATTGCCTTAAACGATACCTTTTTTAAAATTGTATCGTGGTACGATAACGAGTATGGTTATTCTGCCAAACTTTTAGACTTAATTGTTTATGTGAATGGTTTAAAAGAATAA
- the pfkA gene encoding 6-phosphofructokinase → MKSNKIKKIAVLTSGGDAPGMNAAIRAVVRACTYYEIACYGVFRGFQGLIEDDLEEMGPRDVKYIISKGGTILKSARSKEFMTVEGRKKAYKNIQKYQIDALIIIGGDGSFTGGMMLSKEFNIPVIGIPGTIDNDIYGTSHTIGYDTALNTVIDAVDKIRDTATSHKRIFFVEVMGRDAGFIALNSGIGAGAEEILIPEENIGLPKLLEKLKRSKASGKSSCIVIVAEGEKSGKNVFELSDYVEEHLPEYDVRVSVIGHIQRGGSPSCFDRVLASRSGVAAVEALLKGEENVMIGLQNDLMAYTPLEKAVKGEAKIDDELIRISDILSI, encoded by the coding sequence ATGAAATCAAACAAAATTAAAAAAATAGCCGTTTTAACTTCAGGTGGCGATGCACCGGGAATGAATGCTGCTATCAGAGCAGTGGTACGGGCTTGTACCTATTATGAAATTGCCTGCTACGGTGTATTTCGTGGTTTTCAAGGTTTGATAGAGGATGACTTAGAAGAAATGGGACCTCGCGATGTAAAATACATCATATCAAAAGGTGGAACCATTTTAAAATCGGCGCGATCAAAAGAATTTATGACCGTTGAAGGTCGAAAAAAAGCCTATAAAAATATTCAAAAATATCAGATTGATGCACTGATAATCATTGGTGGCGACGGTAGTTTTACGGGTGGAATGATGCTTTCTAAAGAATTTAATATTCCTGTGATCGGTATTCCCGGTACTATTGACAACGATATTTACGGTACATCGCACACCATTGGTTACGACACTGCTTTAAATACGGTGATTGATGCTGTTGATAAAATCCGTGATACGGCAACATCGCACAAACGCATCTTTTTTGTGGAAGTTATGGGACGCGATGCCGGTTTTATTGCTTTAAATTCAGGAATAGGAGCAGGAGCAGAAGAAATTTTAATTCCCGAAGAAAACATTGGTTTACCTAAATTGTTAGAGAAACTGAAACGAAGTAAAGCTTCCGGAAAATCGAGCTGTATTGTAATAGTTGCCGAAGGCGAAAAATCGGGTAAAAATGTTTTTGAATTAAGCGATTATGTAGAAGAACATTTACCGGAATACGATGTACGAGTATCTGTAATCGGACACATTCAGCGTGGCGGATCGCCAAGTTGTTTTGATCGGGTGTTGGCAAGCCGATCTGGCGTTGCAGCTGTGGAAGCGTTGTTAAAAGGCGAAGAAAACGTAATGATTGGTCTTCAAAACGATTTAATGGCTTATACTCCGCTGGAAAAAGCAGTGAAAGGCGAAGCAAAAATCGACGATGAATTAATAAGAATATCAGATATATTATCAATCTAA